The Leguminivora glycinivorella isolate SPB_JAAS2020 chromosome 2, LegGlyc_1.1, whole genome shotgun sequence DNA window TTACTACAATTGCCCTTCATAAATGTTATGTAAAAGAGATCCTATTCAAATGAGAACACCttgttaaataaactttttcaaaCGATCAATATGATTATGATTtcagtttcaatttgtttagTAGTTCAATGTCTTGATCATAAATAAAGTCGGtttattgatttagataatgtACATAAAAAAACTTGAACGATACGTACCAGTTTGATCCGTGTCGATATTCTCATTGAAGGAAGGCTGTGCTTGTGAATCTTGTTGGACATGATGATCTCATCATGGTCATTTAGATAAAGGAACGCCGGACATCCCTTGTCTGTAGAACAGTTCCATCTAATGCCATGTTTGGACCTATACGCCTTTCTATATCTATGGCCGCCATATTGAAGTATAGTGTGTCCTTTGCGAGATTGTACAAAAAGAGCAACATCTTCGCAATCTTCATCCATTTCTACTATTTCTTCGGGTTCCACTTCCTCTAGTTGTTCTACTAATTGTTCCTCATACTGGGCTAGTACTTCCAGTTCTAACTGCTGGTCTAATTCAACtgtcaacaaaaaaaatatgttagttTTCAAGAACTGGTAACTAACTTGTTTACTTTCCGTTAATGTTTACATATCTTtgcaattatttataatatgggATTGGGATTTTGGATTGTAgtacaaataaaactataacataACAtgcatttatttaataaaatatcaattaaatattcagaatgacaatGGAGATCACATAATGAACACGATTATAATTAAGATAATTTAGGTATTTCACACAATACTTATTCAATGAACAACAatcagtaaaaaaaattaaataacaacTTTTTATAGTCAGATCAAGATTCATACTTAATTggattattataaaaattaaaaaaggttTTACATAAATCGCTCCTGAAACACGTTACAAAGTACAGGATCATGATTATGCTTCTGACTATGTAATATAAGTTCAAACTTGTCGTTGATATGAACATAGGCATCACAGTGACGTTGGTTAGGTTCGTTACACCACCACCGCGATCCGCCAGTGAAGTTAACCCCTTTCTTAAAAGTATACCCATTAACGATAAGCAGGGTGTTCCCAGTAGACAAGGTCACTACTGTAACTGAAGAAAAAAACACGTTGCACGCAacagaaaacaaaaagaaaaaaaatctacaaagCGTGAGACTTTAAACTGAATACCTACTGAATACATACATTTTACTTCTACTTATATTCTACATTTCTACTGATTTGCTACTCTACCTAacctaaatacctatgtacaattaatatttatgctacaaaaaaggaaaaaactaaGTCAAATGATACTAagatatgtgacgttatctg harbors:
- the LOC125242334 gene encoding uncharacterized protein LOC125242334 — translated: MLGPNRLLLQVELDQQLELEVLAQYEEQLVEQLEEVEPEEIVEMDEDCEDVALFVQSRKGHTILQYGGHRYRKAYRSKHGIRWNCSTDKGCPAFLYLNDHDEIIMSNKIHKHSLPSMRISTRIKLTQQSSSRLAKARRCFSSGNTPTAVNTPNLTEPDGSAPRSRTAGLVSSLTMITSSLRLLKSTAMTRLNITLNRIMC